In Oenanthe melanoleuca isolate GR-GAL-2019-014 chromosome 8, OMel1.0, whole genome shotgun sequence, a single genomic region encodes these proteins:
- the ANKRD13C gene encoding ankyrin repeat domain-containing protein 13C has product MTGEKLRSLRRDHKPSKEDGDLLAAGEDEAAAAPGGAFTGGKGGRAGGHRGPGAHRHRPPARAAPAGPERGPFPVHECVFKGDVRRLSALIRTQGIAQKDSHGNTPLHLAVMLGHKECAHLLLAHNAPVKVKNAQGWSPLAEAISYGDRQMISALLRKLKQQSRESVEEKRPRLLKALKELGDFYLELHWDFQSWVPLLSRILPSDACKIHKQGINIRLDTTLIDFTDMKCQRGDLSFIFNGDAAPSESFVVLDNEQKVYQRIHHEESEMETEEEVDILMSSDIYSATLSTKSITFTRAQTGWLFREDKTERVGNFLADFYLVNGLVLESRKRREHLSEEDILRNKAIMESLSKGGNLMEQNFEPVRRQSLTPPSPNTISWEEYISAESGKAPHLGRELVCKESKKTFKATIAMSQEFPLGIESLLNVLEVIAPFKHFNKLREFVQMKLPPGFPVKLDIPVFPTITATVTFQEFRYDEFHDSIFSIPDDYKEDPSRFPDL; this is encoded by the exons ATGACTGGCGAGAAGCTCCGCTCGCTGCGCAGGGACCACAAACCCAGCAAGGAGGACGGGGACCTGCTGGCGGCCGGCGAGGACGAGGCGGCCGCGGCGCCCGGGGGCGCCTTCACGGGCGGGAAgggcgggcgggccggggggcACCGCGGGCCCGGCGCTCACCGGCACCGCCCGCCGgcccgggccgcccccgccggGCCCGAGCGCGGCCCCTTCCCCGTGCACGAGTGCGTGTTCAAGGGGGACGTGCGGCGGCTCTCGGCGCTCATCCGCACCCAGGGCATCGCCCAGAAGGACAGTCACG GAAACACTCCTTTACATCTTGCTGTGATGTTGGGACATAAAG AATGTGCCCACCTGCTTTTAGCCCATAATGCTCCAGTAAAGGTGAAAAATGCTCAGGGATGGAGCCCTCTGGCCGAAGCCATCAGCTATGGAGACAGACAGATGA TTTCAGCACTCCTGAGGAAGCTCAAGCAGCAATCCAGGGAAAGTGTTGAAGAGAAGCGACCTCGGTTATTAAAAGCCCTGAAGGAG ctAGGTGACTTCTATCTAGAGCTTCACTGGGATTTTCAAAGTTGGG TGCCTTTACTTTCCCGAATTCTGCCTTCTGATGCATGTAAAATACACAAACAAGGTATCAATATCAG GCTGGACACAACTCTGATAGACTTTACTGACATGAAGTGCCAACGAGGGGATTTAAGCTTCATTTTCAACGGTGACGCCGCACCCTCCGAATCTTTTGTAGTTTTAGACAACGAGCAAAAAGTTTACCAGCGAATACACCACGAG GAATCTGAGATGGAGACAGAAGAGGAGGTTGACATTTTGATGAGCAGTGATATTTACTCTGCCACCCTATCCACCAAATCCATCACGTTCACACGGGCCCAGACTGGGTGGCTCTTCAGGGAGGACAAAACT GAAAGAGTAGGAAACTTCCTGGCAGATTTCTACTTGGTGAATGGACTTGTGTTGGAATCCAGGAAAAGAAGGGAACATCTCAGTGAGGAGGACATCCTTCGGAACAAGGCAATCATGGAGAGCCTCAGCAAGGGGGGCAACCTCATGGAGCAGAATTTTGAG CCCGTGCGCCGGCAGTCGCTGACGCCGCCGTCCCCCAACACCATCTCCTGGGAGGAGTACATCTCTGCAGAGAGTGGCAA AGCTcctcacctgggcagggagctggtcTGCAAGGAGAGCAAGAAAACCTTCAAAGCCACGATAGCAATGAGCCAGGAATTCCCCTTAGGAATTGAATC GTTGTTGAATGTCTTAGAAGTCATTGCACCCTTCAAGCACTTTAACAAACTTAGAGAATTTGTTCAAATGAAGCTTCCACCAGGCTTTCCTGTCAAACTAG ACATCCCAGTGTTCCCCACCATCACGGCCACTGTGACCTTCCAGGAGTTCCGCTACGACGAGTTCCACGACTCCATCTTCAGCATTCCTGACGACTACAAGGAGGATCCCAGCCGCTTCCCCGACCTCTAg
- the SRSF11 gene encoding serine/arginine-rich splicing factor 11 isoform X1, with the protein MASSSGTDVIQVTNVSPSASSEQMRTLFGFLGKIEELRLFPPDDSPLPVSSRVCFVKFHDPDSAVVAQHLTNTVFVDRALIVVPYAEGVIPDETKALSLLAPANAVAGLLPGGGLLPTPNPLSQIGAVPLAALGAPALDPALAALGLPGANLNSQSLAADQLLKLMSTVDPKLNHVAAGLVSPSLKSDTSSKEIEEAMKRVREAQSLISAAIEPDKKDEKRRHSRSRSRSRRRRTPSSSRHRRSRSRSRRRSHSKSRSRRRSKSPRRRRSHSRERSRRSRSTSKTRDKKKEEKEKKRSKTPPKSYSTTRRSRSTSRERRRRRSRSGTRSPKKPRSPKRKMSRSPSPRRHKKEKKKDKDKERSRDERERSTSKKKKSKDKEKDRDRKSESDKDVKQVTRDYDEEEQGYDSEKEKKEEKKAADAPSPKGKEAAAEKGSADPGRESKVNGDDHHEEDMDMSD; encoded by the exons ATGGCCTCCAGCAGCGGCACCGACGTGATCCAGGTCACCAACGTCTCGCCCAGCGCCAGCTCGGAGCAGATGCGGACCCTCTTCGGCTTCCTGGGCAAGATCGAGGAGCTGCGCCTCTTCCCCCCCGA TGACTCCCCCTTGCCGGTGTCGTCGCGCGTGTGCTTTGTAAAGTTCCACGACCCCGACTCGGCCGTGGTGGCCCAGCACCTGACAAACACTGTGTTCGTTGACAGAGCCCTCATAGTGGTTCCCTATGCTGAAG gagtCATTCCTGATGAGACTAAGGCTTTGTCTCTCTTGGCACCAGCTAATGCcgtggcagggctgctgcccgGGGGGGGCCTGCTGCCCACCCCCAACCCCCTCTCTCAG ATTGGTGCTGTCCCTTTAGCTGCTCTAGGAGCTCCTGCTCTCGACCCTGCCCTTGCTGCTCTTGGGCTTCCTGGAGCAAACCTGAACTCCCAG tcTCTTGCAGCAGATCAGCTCCTAAAACTGATGAGCACAGTGGATCCAAA GTTGAACCATGTGGCTGCAGGACTTGTGTCCCCCAGTCTGAAATCAGATACCTCCAGTAAAGAAATAGAAGAGGCCATGAAGAGAGTCAGAGAAGCACAGTCCTTAATTTCTGCTGCTATAGAGCCAG ACAAAAAAGATGAGAAACGAAGACATTCGAGGTCGAGGTCGCgctccaggaggaggaggactcCTTCCTCATCCAGACACAG ACGCTCCAGGAGCAGATCGAGGAGAAGGTCCCATTCCAaatccaggagcaggaggagatcCAAAAGTCCCAGGAGAAGGAGATCCCATTccagagagaggagcaggaggtcTCGGAGCACATCCAAAACCAG GgataaaaagaaggaagagaaagaaaagaaacgTTCTAAAACTCCCCCCAAAAGCTACAGCACAACCAGGAGATCCAGAAGCACAAGCAG ggagcgGCGGCGCAGGCGGAGCCGGAGCGGGACGCGCTCCCCGAAAAAACCCAGATCTCCCAAACGGAAAATGTCCCGGTCCCCGTCACCCAGGAG gcataaaaaagaaaagaagaaggaCAAAGacaaggagaggagcagagacGAGAGGGAAAGATCAACgagcaagaaaaagaagagcaaagacAAAGAGAAGGATCGAGACCGGAAGTCAGAGAGCGACAAGGATGTGAAA CAGGTCACAAGGGACTACGacgaggaggagcagggctACGACAGcgagaaggagaagaaggaggagaagaaggcGGCGGACGCTCCCTCCCCCAAGGGCAAGGAGGCGGCGGCCGAGAAGGGCAGCGCGGATCCGGGCAGGGAGTCCAAGGTGAACGGGGACGATCACCACGAGGAGGACATGGACATGAGCGACTGA
- the SRSF11 gene encoding serine/arginine-rich splicing factor 11 isoform X2 produces the protein MASSSGTDVIQVTNVSPSASSEQMRTLFGFLGKIEELRLFPPDDSPLPVSSRVCFVKFHDPDSAVVAQHLTNTVFVDRALIVVPYAEGVIPDETKALSLLAPANAVAGLLPGGGLLPTPNPLSQIGAVPLAALGAPALDPALAALGLPGANLNSQSLAADQLLKLMSTVDPKLNHVAAGLVSPSLKSDTSSKEIEEAMKRVREAQSLISAAIEPDKKDEKRRHSRSRSRSRRRRTPSSSRHRRSRSRSRRRSHSKSRSRRRSKSPRRRRSHSRERSRRSRSTSKTRDKKKEEKEKKRSKTPPKSYSTTRRSRSTSRERRRRRSRSGTRSPKKPRSPKRKMSRSPSPRRHKKEKKKDKDKERSRDERERSTSKKKKSKDKEKDRDRKSESDKDVKVTRDYDEEEQGYDSEKEKKEEKKAADAPSPKGKEAAAEKGSADPGRESKVNGDDHHEEDMDMSD, from the exons ATGGCCTCCAGCAGCGGCACCGACGTGATCCAGGTCACCAACGTCTCGCCCAGCGCCAGCTCGGAGCAGATGCGGACCCTCTTCGGCTTCCTGGGCAAGATCGAGGAGCTGCGCCTCTTCCCCCCCGA TGACTCCCCCTTGCCGGTGTCGTCGCGCGTGTGCTTTGTAAAGTTCCACGACCCCGACTCGGCCGTGGTGGCCCAGCACCTGACAAACACTGTGTTCGTTGACAGAGCCCTCATAGTGGTTCCCTATGCTGAAG gagtCATTCCTGATGAGACTAAGGCTTTGTCTCTCTTGGCACCAGCTAATGCcgtggcagggctgctgcccgGGGGGGGCCTGCTGCCCACCCCCAACCCCCTCTCTCAG ATTGGTGCTGTCCCTTTAGCTGCTCTAGGAGCTCCTGCTCTCGACCCTGCCCTTGCTGCTCTTGGGCTTCCTGGAGCAAACCTGAACTCCCAG tcTCTTGCAGCAGATCAGCTCCTAAAACTGATGAGCACAGTGGATCCAAA GTTGAACCATGTGGCTGCAGGACTTGTGTCCCCCAGTCTGAAATCAGATACCTCCAGTAAAGAAATAGAAGAGGCCATGAAGAGAGTCAGAGAAGCACAGTCCTTAATTTCTGCTGCTATAGAGCCAG ACAAAAAAGATGAGAAACGAAGACATTCGAGGTCGAGGTCGCgctccaggaggaggaggactcCTTCCTCATCCAGACACAG ACGCTCCAGGAGCAGATCGAGGAGAAGGTCCCATTCCAaatccaggagcaggaggagatcCAAAAGTCCCAGGAGAAGGAGATCCCATTccagagagaggagcaggaggtcTCGGAGCACATCCAAAACCAG GgataaaaagaaggaagagaaagaaaagaaacgTTCTAAAACTCCCCCCAAAAGCTACAGCACAACCAGGAGATCCAGAAGCACAAGCAG ggagcgGCGGCGCAGGCGGAGCCGGAGCGGGACGCGCTCCCCGAAAAAACCCAGATCTCCCAAACGGAAAATGTCCCGGTCCCCGTCACCCAGGAG gcataaaaaagaaaagaagaaggaCAAAGacaaggagaggagcagagacGAGAGGGAAAGATCAACgagcaagaaaaagaagagcaaagacAAAGAGAAGGATCGAGACCGGAAGTCAGAGAGCGACAAGGATGTGAAA GTCACAAGGGACTACGacgaggaggagcagggctACGACAGcgagaaggagaagaaggaggagaagaaggcGGCGGACGCTCCCTCCCCCAAGGGCAAGGAGGCGGCGGCCGAGAAGGGCAGCGCGGATCCGGGCAGGGAGTCCAAGGTGAACGGGGACGATCACCACGAGGAGGACATGGACATGAGCGACTGA